A genomic segment from Pseudorca crassidens isolate mPseCra1 chromosome 4, mPseCra1.hap1, whole genome shotgun sequence encodes:
- the LOC137222991 gene encoding ethanolaminephosphotransferase 1-like gives MNPKPNQTQKANPKSTVTPKVHCLNFGNTRCIQFPTWLTPNLINFSGFLLVVFNFLLMAYFDPDFYVSVPGHKHVPDWVWIVVGILNFVACALDGVDGKQACRTNSSTSLGELFDHGLDSWSCVYFVVTVYSIFGRGSSGVSIFVLYLLLWVVLFSFILSHWEKYNTGILFLPWGYDVSQVTISFVYIVTAIVGVEAWYEPFLFNFFYRDLFTAMIIGCALCMTLPMSLLNFFRSYKNNTLKHNSVYEADASDPSLADKKGPCWFYFCC, from the exons ATGAATCCAAAACCAAATCAAACACAGaaggcaaaccccaagtctacagttactcccaaagtccactgcctcaattttgggaacactcgttgtattcag ttCCCTACTTGGCTGACTCCAAATCTGATAAATTTTTCTGGCTTTCTGCTGGTTGTGTTCAATTTTCTGCTTATGGCATACTTTGATCCCGACTTCTATGTTTCAGTACCAGGTCACAAGCATGTACCTGATTGGGTTTGGATTGTAGTGGGCATCCTCAACTTcgtagcctgcgctctagatggTGTGGATGGAAAGCAAGCCTGTAGAACCAATTCCAGCACCTCATTAGGGGAGCTTTTTGACCATGGCCTGGATAGTTGGTCATGTGTTTACTTTGTTGTAACTGTGTATTCCATTTTTGGACGAGGATCATCTGGTGTcagtatttttgttctttatctCCTGCTCtgggtagttttattttctttcatcctgTCCCACTGGGAAAAGTATAACACAGGGATTCTTTTCCTGCCGTGGGGATATGACGTTAGCCAGGTGACTATTTCTTTTGTCTACATAGTGACTGCGATTGTGGGAGTTGAAGCCTGGTATGaacctttcctttttaatttcttttatagaGACCTATTCACTGCAATGATCATTGGTTGTGCATTATGCATGACTCTTCCAATGAGTTTATTAAACTTTTTCAGAAGCTATAAAAATAACACCTTGAAACACAATTCAGTCTATGAAGCTGATGCTAGTGACCCAAGCCTAGCTGATAAAAAAGGACcatgttggttttatttttgttgttaa